Proteins encoded together in one Scytonema millei VB511283 window:
- a CDS encoding heavy metal translocating P-type ATPase — MLQAIQPESIEERSLEYEVIHTIEGRWRIRVPRLIDDSEYASKLKWLFDTFEFAIYVRINCLVGSLVLEYDVCAIAPTQLKEKIGTAIQQAYVIELPVATAPEQLDQRPEIDWVERLGLPMLGLSLSLLANQLAMPIPAILVGGAVVAAALPFMTRVFDTTVKEKRLDADLLDALWISLYTAKGDFVAPALMVSMIESGELLRDVTASASDRQALDLVNSLGEYALVEQDGEERRVPLKEVRIGDRVVVYPGSIIPVSGRILRGKALIDEHKLTGESTLVSRCEGQVVHASTLLVEGKLCVLVKRVGDSTRIGVAFQLMQAAPVHDTRVEDYASKLANAAVLPTLGLSALIFAVTRDFSRAVAPLHLDFSQGIRLSVPTTVISALSYAARNGVYIRSGRALEMLARVDTIVFDKTGTLTQGNPAVVAIRTASDRIDADRVLTVAASAEQTNTHPVADAIVRYAEANGIERQKCEVWDYQIGLGIVAQIVGKRVLVGSDRLMRQEGIELNAFHAQYPDITSGNHSLVYVAQDSELLGAILYTDPVRPESHSAVAALKAQRLDIYTLSGDRQRVANEVAEKLGIEPDNTYSSCSPLQKVEIVRQLRDNGCTVAFVGEGINDAAALAYADVSISIASGSDIARETADVLLLDDDLRGLTKAIEIAKRSMDIVYQNTALVAIPNIGVVLAGIFFALNPVLSVIISNGSALIAELNALRPLFDAEDDPIAKISTVKFSNSNKSNDIPDFSPVMATI; from the coding sequence ATGCTGCAAGCAATCCAGCCTGAATCCATAGAAGAGCGATCGCTAGAATATGAAGTCATCCACACAATTGAGGGTCGCTGGCGCATCCGCGTTCCTCGGTTAATCGATGACTCAGAGTATGCTAGTAAACTGAAATGGTTATTTGATACTTTCGAGTTTGCAATTTACGTCCGAATTAACTGTCTGGTTGGTTCGCTCGTGCTGGAATATGATGTTTGTGCCATTGCTCCCACACAATTAAAAGAGAAAATTGGCACTGCCATTCAACAGGCTTACGTTATCGAACTACCTGTAGCGACAGCACCCGAACAACTCGACCAAAGACCCGAAATCGATTGGGTAGAACGCCTGGGTTTGCCGATGTTGGGGTTGTCTCTATCTTTACTTGCCAATCAACTAGCAATGCCAATTCCGGCAATCTTGGTAGGCGGCGCAGTGGTTGCCGCAGCTTTACCGTTTATGACGCGAGTGTTCGATACTACGGTAAAAGAAAAGCGCTTAGATGCCGACCTGCTCGATGCGCTGTGGATTAGTCTTTATACTGCCAAAGGCGATTTTGTGGCTCCAGCTTTGATGGTCAGCATGATTGAATCTGGCGAGTTATTACGCGATGTCACCGCCAGTGCCTCAGATCGGCAAGCATTAGATTTAGTGAATAGCTTGGGTGAATATGCCTTGGTAGAACAGGACGGAGAAGAACGGCGAGTTCCGCTCAAAGAAGTACGAATAGGCGATCGCGTTGTTGTCTACCCAGGTAGCATAATTCCTGTTAGCGGTCGCATCCTGCGGGGTAAAGCTTTAATCGACGAACACAAACTTACTGGAGAATCTACCTTAGTTTCCCGCTGTGAAGGGCAGGTGGTACATGCCTCTACTTTATTAGTAGAAGGAAAGCTTTGCGTTCTGGTCAAACGGGTTGGTGATAGTACCCGCATTGGTGTTGCATTCCAGTTAATGCAAGCCGCTCCCGTCCACGATACTCGTGTAGAAGATTACGCCTCAAAACTTGCCAATGCTGCCGTATTACCTACCTTGGGCTTGAGTGCCTTGATTTTTGCCGTGACGCGAGACTTCTCTAGGGCAGTCGCTCCCCTACACCTCGATTTCAGCCAAGGTATTCGGCTTTCCGTTCCCACCACAGTAATTTCTGCACTCTCCTACGCAGCACGCAATGGCGTATACATTCGTAGCGGCAGGGCATTGGAAATGCTAGCGCGGGTCGATACCATCGTATTTGATAAAACGGGAACGCTGACGCAAGGCAATCCGGCTGTCGTGGCAATTCGTACCGCTAGCGATCGCATTGATGCAGATCGAGTCCTGACAGTCGCCGCTTCCGCCGAGCAAACCAACACCCATCCCGTTGCCGATGCGATCGTCCGCTACGCCGAAGCTAACGGCATCGAACGACAGAAGTGCGAAGTTTGGGATTATCAAATTGGCTTAGGTATTGTTGCCCAAATTGTCGGAAAAAGAGTGCTAGTCGGTAGCGATCGCCTGATGCGACAAGAGGGCATTGAGTTGAATGCATTTCACGCTCAATATCCTGATATCACGTCCGGCAACCACTCCCTCGTCTACGTGGCGCAAGATAGCGAACTGCTGGGGGCAATTTTGTACACCGATCCCGTGCGTCCAGAAAGCCATAGCGCCGTTGCCGCTCTCAAGGCTCAACGTTTAGATATTTATACACTCAGCGGCGATCGGCAGCGCGTTGCGAATGAAGTCGCTGAAAAATTAGGCATAGAGCCTGACAATACCTATAGTTCCTGTTCGCCCCTCCAAAAAGTTGAGATCGTTCGCCAACTGCGCGATAATGGATGCACGGTAGCATTTGTAGGCGAAGGCATTAACGATGCTGCGGCGCTTGCCTATGCCGATGTTTCGATTTCGATTGCCTCTGGAAGTGACATTGCCCGGGAAACAGCCGATGTGTTGCTGCTAGACGACGACTTGCGAGGACTGACAAAAGCGATTGAAATTGCCAAAAGGTCAATGGATATCGTCTACCAAAATACAGCTTTAGTTGCCATTCCCAACATTGGAGTTGTACTTGCAGGTATTTTCTTCGCCTTAAACCCAGTTCTTTCAGTCATTATCAGCAACGGTTCTGCCCTCATTGCCGAGTTGAATGCTTTGCGCCCGCTATTCGATGCGGAAGACGATCCGATCGCCAAAATCTCCACCGTTAAGTTTTCTAACTCCAACAAGAGCAATGACATTCCAGATTTCTCACCTGTGATGGCAACTATCTGA
- a CDS encoding formylglycine-generating enzyme family protein, translating into MAKCPVCQTEYIEGEIEICPVCHWQLKPYPFLVSLLPDWIEQEKVKLEWARKQWMATKLQKEQMHQLQLQVKQARQKESHLQFQLEQSLLERSRLQSKLSQVDRERSQLQVELERVPSTLLESVPTSRAEFSFSVLTLDDRGKQIDRRTSYAQSWSEDLGDGIELEIVSISSGTFWMGSPPHEEGREANEGSQHQVTVKSFWLGKYPVTQAQWQAVAALPKVERSLNPDPAHFKGEDLPVEQVTWYEAVEFCARLSRKTGREYRLPSEAEWEYACRAIASTKFDLSQAAFKYTEDREISKAQATKPFHFGDTIVSNVANYDGNYTYRSGIRGTYRQQTTPVGSFGVANAFGLYDLHGNVWEWCADPWHSNYKGAPTDGGIWDSGGDDSHRVLRGGAWYCIPKLCRAAQRHWDRADNGGSGIGFRIACSFV; encoded by the coding sequence ATGGCTAAATGTCCTGTTTGCCAGACGGAATACATTGAAGGCGAGATTGAAATTTGCCCTGTCTGCCATTGGCAACTCAAGCCTTACCCATTTTTAGTTAGCTTACTGCCAGATTGGATCGAGCAAGAGAAAGTCAAACTAGAGTGGGCGCGGAAACAGTGGATGGCAACTAAGTTGCAAAAAGAACAAATGCATCAGTTGCAACTGCAAGTCAAACAAGCTAGACAAAAAGAATCTCATCTTCAGTTTCAGCTAGAACAATCGCTCCTGGAGCGATCGCGCTTGCAAAGTAAATTGTCTCAAGTCGATCGAGAGCGATCGCAACTACAAGTAGAGTTAGAGCGTGTACCATCAACGCTATTGGAGAGCGTACCTACTAGCAGAGCGGAATTTTCATTCTCAGTCCTAACCTTAGACGATCGCGGCAAGCAAATTGACCGTCGTACCAGCTATGCCCAATCGTGGAGCGAAGACTTGGGCGATGGAATCGAATTAGAAATTGTTTCGATCTCATCTGGTACATTTTGGATGGGTTCGCCGCCGCATGAAGAGGGACGGGAAGCCAACGAAGGATCGCAGCACCAAGTTACGGTCAAATCTTTTTGGCTGGGAAAATATCCAGTCACTCAAGCTCAGTGGCAAGCAGTCGCGGCTTTACCTAAAGTCGAGCGATCGCTCAATCCCGATCCTGCTCATTTTAAAGGCGAAGATTTACCCGTAGAACAAGTCACTTGGTACGAGGCAGTTGAATTTTGTGCCAGACTCAGCCGCAAAACTGGGCGCGAGTATCGGTTACCCAGCGAAGCCGAGTGGGAGTATGCTTGTCGGGCGATCGCCTCGACTAAATTCGATCTGAGTCAGGCAGCGTTTAAATACACTGAAGATCGAGAAATCTCTAAAGCACAGGCAACAAAGCCATTTCACTTTGGCGATACAATTGTTTCTAATGTTGCTAACTACGACGGCAACTATACTTACCGCTCTGGAATCCGAGGAACTTATCGACAGCAGACAACTCCTGTAGGTAGCTTTGGGGTAGCGAATGCCTTTGGGTTATACGATTTGCACGGTAATGTCTGGGAATGGTGCGCCGATCCTTGGCACTCCAACTATAAAGGCGCTCCTACCGATGGTGGCATTTGGGATTCTGGTGGAGACGACAGCCACAGAGTGTTGCGAGGCGGTGCTTGGTACTGTATTCCGAAGCTCTGCCGTGCAGCACAGCGCCACTGGGATCGAGCAGATAATGGTGGTAGCGGTATCGGTTTTCGCATCGCCTGTTCTTTTGTTTAG
- a CDS encoding pentapeptide repeat-containing protein, with the protein MADPVQLALLTQGIAVWNDWRKKNGGVVPNLSRATLIRAYLCAVNLSKANLCATNLTWANLNIADLTDADLSGANLTNAYLIGANLTGASLSGAELTGADLSEADLSGANLHAAIANRTNFSQAKFFKTTMPDGSIRG; encoded by the coding sequence ATGGCAGATCCGGTGCAACTTGCTCTACTAACTCAAGGAATAGCAGTTTGGAATGATTGGCGCAAAAAGAATGGGGGAGTTGTGCCAAATCTGAGTCGAGCTACATTAATCCGAGCTTATCTGTGCGCTGTTAATTTAAGTAAAGCCAATCTCTGTGCTACAAACTTGACTTGGGCTAACCTCAATATTGCCGATTTAACTGATGCCGATCTCAGTGGTGCTAATCTCACTAATGCATATCTGATTGGCGCAAACTTGACGGGAGCTAGTTTGAGTGGAGCCGAGCTCACCGGAGCCGATCTGAGTGAAGCCGATTTAAGCGGTGCTAATCTTCACGCCGCGATCGCGAATCGTACTAACTTTTCCCAAGCTAAGTTTTTTAAAACAACTATGCCTGATGGCTCGATCCGTGGATAG
- a CDS encoding helix-turn-helix domain-containing protein translates to MEQAKLLLTTTDLAATIALQLVFSSQSHLTQYFKQLTGMIPKAESFHFLWTHG, encoded by the coding sequence ATGGAACAAGCGAAGCTACTGCTGACAACCACTGACTTAGCCGCCACGATTGCTTTACAATTGGTGTTTTCCAGTCAAAGCCATCTAACACAATACTTTAAGCAGCTAACTGGAATGATACCGAAAGCTGAATCATTCCACTTCCTTTGGACGCACGGCTAA
- a CDS encoding transposase, translating into MYIIDECHLLWNDLVGYIWNLIKNPQKIPILNPKERQTYYGALEFTQEFILVSESTANGELTVEFVKKLIAKHPSSRILLIWDGASYHRGQVMRDFLAEQNEGVSPENWKITWIRFAPYAPQENPVEAIWLQLKTLLRRFYRFGKSFKSVKRLFQL; encoded by the coding sequence GTGTATATTATAGATGAATGCCATCTTCTTTGGAACGATCTAGTCGGCTATATTTGGAATTTGATAAAAAATCCTCAAAAAATTCCTATTCTCAATCCCAAAGAACGACAAACTTATTATGGCGCGTTAGAATTCACTCAAGAGTTTATTCTGGTTTCTGAATCAACAGCTAATGGAGAATTAACAGTAGAATTTGTCAAAAAATTAATAGCGAAACATCCCAGCTCTAGAATTTTATTGATTTGGGATGGAGCTAGTTATCATCGAGGGCAAGTAATGAGAGATTTTCTCGCTGAACAAAATGAAGGAGTTTCTCCTGAAAATTGGAAAATTACCTGGATTCGATTTGCTCCTTATGCACCTCAAGAAAATCCAGTTGAAGCTATTTGGTTACAACTGAAAACTCTGCTCAGAAGATTTTATCGTTTTGGGAAAAGTTTTAAGAGCGTTAAACGTCTGTTTCAGCTCTAA
- a CDS encoding helix-turn-helix domain-containing protein, whose product MKLNHLSKEQQIQLLKDFIKSHPDEKEMGRALAVKLAIEGYKYRQISKILEVSGGFITKWNQAFKSGGLTALKSSYQGGKGYLTQIERQAVIDWLIEQKAWDISDLEIHLIEQYDVVFQSRQSYYQILKEARITWQKGEQTHPRQDPEAISKKTEKLRSY is encoded by the coding sequence ATGAAGCTAAACCATCTATCCAAAGAGCAACAAATTCAGCTTTTAAAAGATTTCATTAAAAGTCATCCAGATGAAAAAGAGATGGGGAGAGCTTTAGCTGTTAAACTAGCTATAGAAGGCTATAAATATCGACAGATAAGCAAAATTTTAGAAGTTTCTGGAGGATTTATTACTAAATGGAATCAAGCTTTTAAGTCAGGAGGATTGACCGCTTTAAAGTCTTCCTATCAAGGAGGAAAAGGTTATTTAACTCAAATTGAAAGACAAGCGGTAATTGACTGGTTAATCGAGCAAAAAGCTTGGGATATTTCAGATTTAGAAATTCATCTAATTGAACAGTATGATGTAGTTTTCCAATCCCGACAGAGTTATTATCAAATCTTGAAAGAAGCGCGAATAACTTGGCAAAAAGGAGAACAAACTCATCCGCGTCAAGATCCAGAAGCCATCTCAAAAAAAACCGAGAAATTGCGGAGTTACTAG
- a CDS encoding protein kinase domain-containing protein codes for MIWSSSITPQEWQKQLQEVRHEAERIKKCNHPSIVEVYESFEENNTAYMIMAFVEGKTLAKILKEQGFLQEDRVKRYFIQIAEALQVIHANQILHRDIKPDNILINDRNLPILRSSRACQLP; via the coding sequence GTGATTTGGTCTTCTAGTATCACGCCTCAAGAATGGCAAAAACAGCTTCAAGAAGTGAGGCATGAAGCAGAGCGAATCAAAAAATGTAACCATCCCAGTATTGTCGAAGTCTATGAATCTTTTGAAGAAAACAATACTGCATACATGATTATGGCTTTTGTTGAAGGTAAAACTTTGGCAAAAATTCTTAAAGAACAAGGTTTTCTTCAAGAAGATCGTGTTAAGCGTTACTTTATTCAGATTGCTGAAGCTCTGCAAGTTATTCATGCTAACCAAATTTTGCATAGAGATATTAAACCCGATAATATTCTGATTAACGATCGCAATTTACCAATACTGAGGAGTTCTAGGGCTTGTCAATTGCCGTAA
- a CDS encoding tetratricopeptide repeat protein, whose product MQANLAWAFGKLGKWQQAETAVSKALQLDNTSTFALGLQAWIAINQQQWKPAIRAARLAIAKSKQTHTHQFQELQNWVYPCLTIALDRAVTSK is encoded by the coding sequence ATGCAAGCCAACTTAGCTTGGGCATTTGGCAAATTGGGTAAGTGGCAACAAGCTGAGACTGCTGTATCAAAAGCACTTCAACTCGATAATACTTCTACTTTTGCTTTAGGACTACAAGCATGGATTGCTATAAATCAACAGCAATGGAAACCAGCAATTCGCGCTGCTAGGCTTGCGATCGCTAAGTCTAAACAAACTCACACTCATCAGTTTCAGGAACTACAAAATTGGGTATATCCTTGCCTAACGATTGCATTAGATAGAGCAGTCACTTCTAAGTAG
- a CDS encoding tetratricopeptide repeat protein → MWADAIPNFQQAKCQAQTPSWVLLNLGIAYEHLQNIQKAIEVYEACCQRLPNDPFTLFRLGTLLGQQSQWSQARSCLEKVIQLKPEYAEAQHNLGWVLLNIKDRDGNVTNFREMRSAYRQAVELYSQQQKYDLAQAVKQAFHAVGVEL, encoded by the coding sequence TTGTGGGCTGATGCCATACCAAATTTTCAACAAGCAAAATGTCAGGCACAAACACCTAGCTGGGTATTGTTGAATTTAGGAATTGCTTACGAACACCTGCAAAATATTCAAAAAGCGATCGAAGTCTATGAAGCTTGCTGCCAAAGATTGCCCAACGATCCCTTTACTTTATTTCGTCTAGGCACACTCTTGGGACAACAGAGCCAATGGTCGCAAGCACGCTCATGCTTAGAAAAGGTAATTCAGTTAAAACCAGAATATGCAGAGGCACAACATAATTTAGGTTGGGTTTTACTCAACATTAAGGATCGGGATGGCAATGTTACAAACTTTCGTGAAATGCGATCGGCTTATCGTCAAGCAGTCGAACTATATTCACAGCAGCAAAAATACGATTTAGCACAGGCTGTTAAACAAGCCTTTCACGCGGTTGGAGTTGAGCTTTAG
- the argF gene encoding ornithine carbamoyltransferase yields the protein MAELKGRDLLSLADLTSEEVTALLQLAAQLKSGQLKPQCNKVLGLLFYKASTRTRVSFTVAMYQLGGQVIDLNTTTTQVSRGEPVEDTARVLDRYLDILSIRTFEQQQLETFAHYAKIPVINALTDREHPCQILADLLTVEECFGKLKGLTLTYVGDGNNVAHSLLLGCALVGMNVKIATPADFKPLTEIVEQAKAIALPETEIIVTEDPEAAAKGSHVIYTDVWASMGQESEADSRIPIFQPYQANEQLLSLADPEAIVLHCLPAHRGEEITTDVIEGSHSKVWDQAENRMHAQKALLASLLGIGD from the coding sequence ATGGCAGAGTTGAAGGGAAGAGATTTACTAAGTCTTGCCGATTTAACTTCAGAGGAAGTGACAGCATTGCTACAACTGGCAGCGCAGTTAAAATCAGGACAGCTAAAGCCTCAGTGCAATAAAGTTTTAGGACTGCTATTTTACAAAGCTTCCACCCGCACTCGCGTCAGCTTTACTGTAGCAATGTATCAATTGGGAGGACAGGTAATCGATCTTAACACCACCACAACCCAAGTGAGCCGTGGCGAACCTGTAGAAGATACAGCACGAGTTTTAGATCGATATTTGGATATTCTATCGATTCGGACTTTTGAGCAGCAACAGCTGGAAACTTTCGCCCATTATGCCAAAATTCCTGTGATTAACGCTCTGACCGATCGCGAACATCCTTGTCAAATACTGGCAGATTTGCTGACAGTAGAAGAATGTTTTGGCAAGTTGAAGGGACTAACTTTGACTTATGTAGGTGATGGTAACAATGTCGCCCATTCTTTGCTGCTAGGCTGTGCCTTGGTGGGTATGAATGTCAAAATTGCCACTCCCGCTGATTTTAAACCTTTAACAGAAATTGTCGAGCAAGCTAAAGCGATCGCCTTACCAGAAACTGAAATTATTGTCACCGAAGATCCAGAAGCAGCAGCTAAAGGATCGCACGTCATTTATACCGATGTCTGGGCAAGCATGGGACAAGAATCAGAAGCTGATTCCCGCATTCCAATCTTTCAACCCTACCAAGCCAACGAACAATTGTTAAGTCTTGCCGATCCAGAGGCGATCGTTTTACACTGTCTCCCAGCCCATCGCGGCGAAGAAATAACTACCGATGTCATAGAAGGTTCCCACTCCAAAGTCTGGGATCAAGCTGAAAATCGAATGCACGCTCAAAAAGCTTTACTAGCTAGTTTGTTGGGAATTGGGGACTAG
- the lexA gene encoding transcriptional repressor LexA, translating to MEPLTVAQQELYDWLAEYVRQYQHSPSIRQMMQAMNLKSPAPVQSRLEHLRAKGYIEWTEGKARTIRILQSHSPQQSIPVLGAIAAGGLVEPFTDAVEHLDFEKLFLPPATFALRVIGDSMIEDLITEGDLAIMRPVASPEQVKNGTIVAARVDGHGTTLKRFYLRGDRVTLKPANPKYKPIEIAAKQVQLQGVLLGVWRGYN from the coding sequence ATGGAACCCCTAACGGTAGCTCAACAAGAACTATATGACTGGTTAGCAGAATACGTGCGGCAATACCAGCATTCACCTTCAATTCGCCAGATGATGCAAGCGATGAATTTGAAATCGCCTGCACCCGTGCAAAGTCGATTGGAACATTTACGCGCCAAAGGATACATTGAATGGACGGAAGGTAAAGCACGGACGATCCGCATTTTACAATCCCATTCTCCCCAACAGAGTATCCCAGTTCTGGGTGCGATCGCAGCTGGCGGTTTGGTCGAACCATTTACCGATGCTGTCGAACACCTAGATTTTGAAAAGCTATTTTTACCACCTGCAACTTTTGCGTTGCGGGTGATTGGTGACAGCATGATTGAAGATTTAATTACCGAAGGCGATCTCGCAATCATGCGTCCAGTTGCCAGTCCAGAACAGGTAAAAAATGGCACGATCGTTGCAGCTAGGGTAGACGGACACGGTACGACCTTAAAACGCTTTTATCTTCGTGGCGATCGCGTGACGCTCAAACCCGCTAATCCTAAATACAAGCCGATAGAGATCGCCGCCAAGCAAGTCCAACTGCAAGGCGTTCTCTTAGGCGTGTGGCGCGGCTATAACTAG
- a CDS encoding glycosyltransferase, with amino-acid sequence MLSNNTDYSLTEVKKSSNAIDPLPPDVARPMWSVMIPIYNRTTYLEQAIASVIEQTREYAAERIQIELIDNCSTNPEIEFLIQQLAKQHRISVYRQPQTVSMVENLNTCIRRARGQLIHILHDDDIVLPGFYQSLEAAFTQEPSIGAAYCRHAHIDENDRQQNYLSSLERSTSGIIPNFLKRIAVYSLVDPPAMVVKRSVYEHLGGFRPELYGACDHEMWRRIAAHYPIWFEPQVLACFRVHSRSQTSAFVRTGKNIVNMRQSIETTRSYLPKSTAERIAKRAMEECALYALRNAFRVLSRGDLTATKAQIREALKCSCSLKVIAALFLVPFLAVASSLKRCLERHRE; translated from the coding sequence ATGCTCAGCAACAACACAGATTATAGTTTAACCGAAGTCAAGAAAAGCTCAAATGCCATCGATCCACTTCCTCCAGATGTAGCAAGACCGATGTGGTCTGTGATGATTCCGATATATAACCGCACAACATATCTAGAGCAAGCGATCGCCAGTGTTATAGAGCAGACGCGAGAATATGCAGCAGAGCGAATTCAAATTGAACTAATTGATAATTGTTCTACTAACCCTGAGATTGAATTTCTAATTCAGCAATTAGCTAAACAGCACAGAATTTCTGTTTACAGACAGCCTCAGACCGTCAGCATGGTTGAAAATCTCAACACTTGCATTCGTCGCGCTCGCGGTCAGTTAATTCATATTCTGCACGATGACGATATTGTTTTACCAGGATTTTATCAGTCTTTAGAAGCAGCATTTACCCAAGAACCAAGTATAGGTGCGGCGTATTGTCGGCACGCACACATTGACGAGAACGATCGCCAGCAAAATTATTTATCTTCATTAGAAAGAAGTACCTCTGGTATAATTCCTAACTTTCTCAAACGCATTGCAGTATACTCGCTTGTCGATCCACCAGCGATGGTGGTTAAGCGCAGTGTTTACGAACACTTGGGTGGCTTTCGTCCAGAATTGTATGGTGCTTGCGACCACGAAATGTGGCGGAGAATTGCCGCACACTACCCTATTTGGTTCGAGCCACAAGTACTAGCTTGTTTTCGCGTCCACTCTAGGTCTCAGACTTCTGCCTTTGTGAGAACGGGAAAAAACATTGTCAATATGCGTCAGAGTATTGAAACTACCCGCTCGTATTTACCAAAATCCACAGCCGAGCGCATAGCAAAACGAGCGATGGAAGAATGCGCCTTATATGCTTTAAGAAATGCTTTCAGAGTCCTTAGTAGAGGCGATCTAACCGCTACAAAAGCTCAAATTCGAGAAGCTCTCAAGTGTAGTTGCTCCTTAAAAGTCATAGCGGCACTATTCCTAGTGCCTTTCTTAGCTGTAGCTAGTAGCTTGAAGCGATGTTTAGAGCGGCATAGGGAGTAG
- a CDS encoding DNA phosphorothioation system restriction enzyme, translated as MYLTQSSVKYPLDARSQLKLFVAKEERGKYQPQTTPKSLPIPGCPRIPRSLQLRSYQRQAMTNWFANRGRGTLKMATGSGKTITALAIACELYQRIGLQALIVVCPYRHLVTQWATEAEKFGLQPILAFESLRQWQSQLSTGLYNVRAGSQPFVTVIATNSTLIGEGFQSQLKYFPEKTLIIGDEAHNLGAPRLEQSLPRQIGLRLGLSATPERYFDEQGTEFILDYFGTVLQPELTLADAIQQGALVRYLYYPILVDLTATEAQAYAKLTTRIGWAIASQENGAESDVTPLLMQRARLVGAAANKIDALRQLMRNRRDTSHTLFYCGDGTTEDERISASDRQIAAVVRMLGVELGYRVNTYTADTPLAERTKLRRQFETGELQGLVAIRCLDEGVDIPAIQTAVILASSSNPRQFVQRRGRILRPHPGKERATLFDAIVLPPELDRDTWEVERNLLRKELRRFIEFADLADNAGEARMKLLDLQKKYGLLDV; from the coding sequence ATGTATCTTACGCAGAGTTCAGTCAAATACCCGCTTGATGCCCGATCGCAGTTAAAATTATTTGTTGCCAAGGAAGAACGAGGCAAGTACCAACCCCAAACGACACCAAAATCCTTACCGATACCGGGATGTCCGAGAATACCCCGATCGCTACAGTTGCGATCTTATCAGCGCCAAGCCATGACTAATTGGTTTGCCAATCGCGGTAGGGGAACGTTGAAAATGGCAACGGGTAGCGGTAAAACAATTACAGCTTTAGCGATCGCCTGCGAACTCTATCAAAGAATTGGCTTGCAAGCCTTAATCGTTGTCTGTCCGTATCGCCATCTCGTCACCCAATGGGCGACAGAAGCCGAAAAATTTGGTTTGCAGCCGATTTTAGCCTTTGAAAGTCTTCGGCAGTGGCAAAGTCAGCTATCTACAGGACTATATAACGTCCGCGCTGGCAGTCAGCCCTTTGTTACTGTCATCGCGACCAACTCAACTCTAATTGGCGAAGGCTTTCAATCTCAATTGAAATATTTCCCAGAAAAAACCCTAATAATTGGCGATGAGGCACATAACCTTGGTGCGCCTCGTTTAGAACAAAGTCTACCCCGCCAAATTGGACTGCGCCTGGGTTTATCTGCTACACCAGAAAGATACTTCGACGAGCAAGGCACGGAATTTATTCTTGACTACTTTGGCACAGTCCTACAACCAGAACTCACTTTAGCTGATGCCATTCAACAAGGGGCATTAGTCCGCTATCTTTACTATCCGATTTTGGTAGATCTGACTGCTACCGAAGCGCAAGCCTATGCAAAACTGACGACGAGAATTGGTTGGGCGATCGCATCCCAAGAAAACGGTGCAGAAAGCGATGTTACGCCATTATTGATGCAGAGAGCTAGATTAGTTGGCGCAGCAGCTAATAAGATTGATGCTTTACGTCAGTTAATGCGAAACCGTCGCGATACATCCCACACCCTATTTTATTGCGGCGATGGAACGACTGAAGATGAGCGTATCTCGGCAAGCGATCGCCAGATTGCAGCCGTCGTCAGAATGTTAGGAGTGGAACTCGGTTATCGCGTCAACACTTACACCGCCGATACCCCTTTAGCAGAACGGACAAAGTTGCGCCGTCAATTTGAAACAGGAGAATTGCAAGGTTTAGTAGCAATTCGTTGTTTAGATGAAGGTGTCGATATTCCTGCCATCCAAACCGCTGTCATTCTGGCTAGTAGCAGTAATCCGCGCCAATTCGTACAACGACGCGGCAGAATTTTACGCCCTCATCCAGGTAAAGAACGCGCTACATTATTCGACGCGATCGTTTTGCCCCCAGAATTAGATCGCGATACATGGGAAGTCGAACGCAATCTTCTGCGCAAAGAATTACGCCGATTTATCGAATTTGCCGATTTAGCCGACAATGCTGGAGAAGCCAGAATGAAATTGCTCGATTTGCAGAAAAAATACGGCTTGCTCGATGTTTGA